In a genomic window of Ipomoea triloba cultivar NCNSP0323 chromosome 3, ASM357664v1:
- the LOC116013767 gene encoding calcium-transporting ATPase 2, plasma membrane-type-like, with protein sequence MESYLNENFGGVKPKNSSDEALQRWRSLCGVVKNPKRRFRFTANLSKRYEAAAMRRTNQEKLRIAVLVSKAAFQFIQGVKPPGDYTLPKEVEEAGYEICADELGALVEGHDLKKLKFHGGVESIASKLHTSSTNGLSSDADALHRRQELFGVNKFKESEPKSFWVFVWEALHDMTLMILGMCAFVSLIVGLVMEGWPKGAHDGLGIVASILLVVFVTATSDYRQSLQFRDLDKEKKKIAIQVTRDGYRQKMSIYELVPGDVVHLSIGDQVPADGLFLSGFSVSIDESSLTGESEPVMVSAENPFLLSGTKVQDGSCKMLVTTVGMRTQWGKLMATLSEGGDDETPLQVKLNGVATIIGKIGLFFAVVTFAVLIQKMYVRKLREGTHWLLSGEDALELLEYFAIAVTIVVVAVPEGLPLAVTLSLAFAMKKMMNDKALVRHLAACETMGSATTICSDKTGTLTTNRMTVVKTCIAMNIKDINKPSDAAALCSELPDAVLKKLLQSIFNNTGGEVVASKTGKREMLGTPTETAILEFGLALGGDFQAERQACKLIKVEPFNSTKKRMGVVLELPEGGLRGHTKGASEIILAACDKVINSDGVIVPMDEALTNRMNSTIEQFANEALRTLCLAYMELENGFSPNEEIPLSGYTCIGIVGIKDPVRPGVRESVALCRSAGVTVRMVTGDNINTAKAIARECGILTDDGIAIEGPVFREKSPEEMQKIIPKIQVMARSSPLDKHTLVKQLRTTFNEVVAVTGDGTNDAPALHEADIGLAMGIAGTEVAKESADVIILDDNFSTIVTVAKWGRSVYINIQKFVQFQLTVNVVALIVNFSSACLTGSAPLTAVQLLWVNMIMDTLGALALATEPPTDDLMKRAPVGRTGSFITNVMWRNILGQSLYQFIVIWFLQACGKFVFRLDGPDADLTLNTLIFNSFVFCQLFNEVNSREMEKIDVLEGILNNYVFVTVISVTVLFQIIIIEYLGTFANTTPLSYCQWFLSIFFGFLTMPLAVYLKKIPV encoded by the exons atggagagCTATTTGAATGAGAACTTTGGGGGAGTGAAGCCGAAGAATTCGTCTGATGAGGCGCTGCAGCGATGGCGGAGCCTTTGCGGCGTTGTTAAGAACCCCAAGCGTCGCTTTCGCTTCACTGCGAACCTTTCCAAGCGCTATGAGGCTGCTGCTATGCGCCGGACAAATCAG GAGAAATTGCGGATTGCTGTTCTTGTTTCCAAGGCTGCCTTTCAGTTCATACAGG GGGTGAAGCCACCAGGTGATTACACTCTACCTAAGGAGGTTGAAGAAGCGGGATATGAAATATGTGCAGATGAGTTGGGAGCACTAGTTGAAGGGCATGATCTGAAGAAACTGAAGTTTCATGGTGGGGTGGAAAGTATTGCCAGCAAGTTGCACACCTCCTCGACCAATGGGCTCTCTTCTGATGCTGATGCCCTACATCGCAGACAGGAGCTTTTTGGGGTCAACAAGTTCAAAGAGAGCGAGCCCAAGAGCTTTTGGGTGTTTGTGTGGGAGGCCCTTCATGACATGACTCTGATGATCCTTGGCATGTGTGCGTTTGTGTCGCTAATTGTTGGGCTAGTAATGGAGGGATGGCCGAAAGGGGCTCATGATGGGCTCGGGATTGTTGCTAGTATCTTGTTGGTTGTGTTTGTTACAGCAACGAGTGACTATCGTCAGTCTTTGCAGTTCAGGGATTTGgacaaagagaagaagaaaatagcCATTCAAGTTACGAGAGATGGATATAGGCAAAAGATGTCGATATATGAGCTAGTTCCTGGCGATGTTGTTCATCTTTCAATTGGAGATCAGGTGCCTGCAGATGGGCTTTTCCTCTCGGGGTTTTCTGTTTCAATTGATGAGTCGAGTTTGACAGGAGAAAGCGAGCCAGTCATGGTCAGTGCTGAAAATCCTTTTCTTCTGTCTGGAACCAAGGTCCAAGATGGATCGTGCAAGATGTTGGTCACGACGGTTGGGATGAGGACACAGTGGGGGAAACTTATGGCAACTCTTAGTGAAGGGGGAGACGACGAAACTCCATTACAGGTTAAATTGAATGGAGTGGCGACAATCATTGGTAAAATAGGCCTCTTTTTCGCTGTGGTGACGTTTGCAGTGTTGATACAGAAAATGTATGTCCGGAAACTTCGAGAGGGAACCCATTGGCTTTTGAGTGGAGAAGATGCACTCGAACTCCTGGAATACTTTGCTATTGCGGTTACCATTGTGGTGGTAGCAGTTCCCGAGGGACTCCCTCTAGCCGTGACGCTAAGCCTTGCTTTCGCCATGAAAAAGATGATGAATGATAAAGCACTCGTGCGCCATTTGGCCGCTTGTGAAACAATGGGATCAGCTACGACGATCTGTAGTGACAAAACAGGCACGCTAACAACCAACCGCATGACGGTCGTGAAAACGTGCATCGCTATGAATATCAAGGATATAAACAAGCCTAGCGATGCAGCCGCGCTGTGCTCCGAGCTCCCCGATGCGGTTCTGAAGAAGCTGTTACAGTCCATCTTCAACAACACCGGGGGTGAAGTCGTGGCTTCGAAAACTGGAAAACGTGAAATGTTGGGAACGCCAACCGAGACTGCTATACTGGAGTTTGGTTTAGCTCTAGGCGGAGATTTTCAGGCGGAAAGACAGGCTTGCAAGCTTATAAAAGTCGAGCCGTTTAACTCTACTAAGAAAAGAATGGGCGTAGTATTAGAACTCCCCGAGGGAGGTTTACGTGGTCATACTAAAGGTGCTTCGGAGATCATCTTGGCTGCCTGTGACAAGGTGATAAATTCAGATGGCGTAATTGTTCCCATGGATGAAGCATTAACTAATCGCATGAATTCCACTATAGAGCAGTTTGCTAATGAAGCCCTTCGAACCTTATGCCTTGCCTATATGGAACTGGAAAATGGATTCTCCCCTAACGAGGAGATTCCACTCTCCGGGTATACTTGTATAGGAATTGTAGGAATTAAGGATCCTGTTCGGCCTGGCGTCAGGGAATCTGTTGCTCTTTGTCGTTCAGCTGGTGTAACTGTTCGGATGGTTACTGGGGATAACATCAATACTGCAAAAGCTATAGCTCGGGAATGTGGAATATTAACTGATGATGGTATTGCCATAGAAGGTCCAGTTTTTAGGGAGAAAAGTCCCGAGGAAATGCaaaaaataattcctaaaattcag GTGATGGCTAGATCTTCACCGCTTGACAAACACACATTGGTAAAGCAATTGCGAACAACGTTTAATGAAGTTGTGGCAGTTACGGGCGATGGAACCAATGATGCACCTGCACTTCACGAAGCGGATATTGGACTTGCAATGGGCATTGCTGGAACCGAG GTAGCGAAAGAGAGCGCTGATGTTATTATTCTAGATGACAACTTCTCCACGATTGTGACAGTAGCTAAATGGGGACGTTCGGTTTACATAAACATTCAGAAATTTGTTCAGTTCCAGTTGACTGTTAATGTGGTTGCTTTGATTGTCAACTTCTCGTCTGCTTGTTTAACTG GTAGTGCCCCCCTTACTGCTGTTCAACTTTTGTGGGTGAATATGATCATGGATACATTGGGAGCGCTTGCTCTGGCAACTGAACCCCCTACGGATGACCTAATGAAGAGAGCACCAGTAGGAAGGACTGGAAGTTTTATCACGAATGTAATGTGGAGGAATATCTTGGGACAATCTCTATATCAGTTTATCGTGATCTGGTTCCTTCAGGCATGTGGAAAATTCGTGTTTCGTCTCGATGGCCCTGATGCTGACCTGACCCTCAACACGCTTATTTTCAACTCGTTTGTCTTCTGTCAG CTTTTCAATGAGGTGAACTCCCGAGAGATGGAGAAAATAGACGTGCTTGAAGGCATACTGAACAACTATGTGTTCGTGACAGTCATCAGTGTCACAGTTCTCTTCCAGATTATAATCATCGAGTATCTGGGGACATTCGCAAACACAACCCCCCTCAGCTACTGCCAGTGGTTCCTCAGTATATTCTTTGGTTTCTTAACCATGCCACTTGCTGTATACTTGAAGAAGATCCCCGTATGA
- the LOC116013766 gene encoding uncharacterized protein LOC116013766, translated as MEKRLRSVLHSSAEGFLSSATKLGFKKVSKPSLRTLIHGLKPSSDVAGSLPLALRHSISQAIEKFKSSTDPASDGTASAGGETSPQTPPTKRLRRSGRNRKNDDEDSSTKDRSEDAKHSVVESLQLYAYILFQCISHPKDIFEASDLLPAARELHDNLVFFESDSALLSEIASVCEEWWKRDLPGRESLITQSLPFLLSRALTFKKKVDVHRVYALREAFTLFDFDDESIADLKHLMMRCVISPLFLKTEDGRKFIAFMFGLSGQLAKEALAMIKSQVPFGRKSTLEAFGEIVFRAWKAAEGESRSDIEDGFLQVLIDSAIHASSATFSASIRRILGGFIVQRTIAGVEKVLFRLAEPVIFRSLQVANSNVRQNALHLLLDLFPLEDPDATKEAKDTLVEKQFFLLDKLVMDECPDVRVVAVEGCCRILHMFWEVIPSLTITKTITKIFDHMVHDACTEVRLSAVNGIIYLLGNPHSHEVLKVLLPRMGHLISDSALSVRFATADLLLSLRDIRNFFFHKVVSIDALCSALASDQRLVAQKITKLLLPSYFPSKVKLEEACNRCVTLIKRSPAAGARFCEFAVSAGASLQSLMELLKVFIRLILSPGKLEEDQINGMIIGTSHLYNHLVKEASFQATLKEELSGKVLEILFAAATTNHAKSSICNIVTTISPEAVVDGLFEECLALITNCSGLSGNVERQAEVRSAHRMMLSCGWFDDMFESLATILQEIASKYHSRNKSAKPEVSSAKQRKTKSSTRISSKSKHSNSKKATNKSKVSSAEDYEIAEGIAWQVNDLLLSESTRKAVLGSGTLETAFLALKDISEFSILQPVQCDYISVSPLLAYTALSLHMSAQNISIIEKHSVKKRNCLEPTSSAERTTLDLTMDHLLDCTNKFFRARGHDKFFSGRVRMLTAVLKFIVDATAMNLYHDLEACLKFTMEYIHFIISCLRKYSINQLQLTDEGTKDTFLCLKSSFTYGAKLLNLVLKNSFDASTPQQGAYHLANELLSLTVSIEEHLGYGHASRLFSAANPWVPELILALGSLLIMNQIAEDSAVLTHEHDITTLPSWLSILARIELFELQGDGSDEETDGASKEFGFLAFKKLVGMMVKMLRGNRNVLDAFGATIMNILLARLQRKRDFDVMLGLLHFVCVKLVKNEGQKRKELKLMLSYIQQLYHQLDVQAEEPNNDEDDLQKLQSAKALLQPALLYCSSDTGRNSFEEE; from the exons ATGGAGAAGAGACTACGCTCGGTGCTCCATAGCTCAGCAGAAGGGTTTCTCTCTTCAGCTACAAAATTAGGGTTCAAAAAAGTCTCGAAACCCTCTCTCAGAACTCTAATTCACGGCCTCAAACCTTCTTCCGATGTCGCCGGCTCCCTCCCTCTTGCCCTCCGCCACTCCATTTCTCAGGCAATCGAGAAATTCAAAAGCTCCACTGACCCAGCTTCCGACGGCACCGCCTCCGCTGGCGGAGAAACGTCCCCCCAAACACCTCCTACCAAGCGGCTTCGCAGATCTGGCCGGAACCGGAAGAATGACGATGAGGATTCAAGCACGAAAGACAGAAGTGAAGATGCGAAGCATTCTGTCGTGGAAAGTTTGCAGCTATATGCTTACATTTTGTTTCAGTGCATTTCACATCCCAAAGATATATTCGAGGCGTCTGATTTGTTGCCGGCTGCTCGTGAATTGCACGATAACTTGGTGTTTTTTGAGTCGGATTCCGCGTTGTTATCTGAAATTGCTAGCGTGTGCGAAGAGTGGTGGAAGAGAGATTTGCCGGGCAGAGAATCCCTAATTACTCAGTCACTGCCGTTTCTGTTGTCGAGGGCGTTGACATTCAAGAAGAAAGTTGATGTGCATAGAGTGTACGCTCTGCGCGAAGCCTTCACGCTGTTTGATTTCGATGATGAGAGCATTGCGGATTTGAAGCATCTGATGATGCGGTGTGTGATTTCGCCTCTGTTCTTAAAGACGGAGGACGGGAGGAAGTTTATAGCGTTTATGTTTGGGTTGAGCGGGCAGCTCGCCAAGGAGGCATTGGCAATGATTAAGTCACAGGTTCCTTTTGGACGTAAATCCACATTGGAGGCCTTTGGGGAAATTGTTTTCAGGGCATGGAAGGCGGCCGAAGGGGAATCCAGGAGTGACATTGAGGACGGGTTCTTGCAAGTGCTGATTGATAGTGCTATTCATGCAAGCTCAGCAACATTTTCTGCATCAATTAGGAGGATTTTGGGAGGTTTCATTGTTCAGAGAACTATAGCTGGGGTTGAAAAAGTCCTTTTTCGTCTTGCTGAGCCAGTCATTTTTCGATCACTGCAG GTTGCAAACTCAAATGTTCGTCAAAATGCATTGCACTTGCTTCTGGACTTATTTCCTCTTGAAGATCCTGATGCTACAAAGGAGGCAAAAGACACACTTGTTGAGAAACAGTTCTTTCTTTTGGATAAATTAGTCATGGATGAATGTCCAGATGTGCGAGTTGTAGCTGTTGAAGGGTGTTGTCGGATTCTTCATATGTTCTGGGAAGTTATTCCTTCGCTCACAATCACCAAAACaattactaaaatatttgaCCATATGGTGCATGATGCATGCACTGAAGTCAGGCTTTCTGCAGTGAATGGTATCATATATTTGCTGGGAAATCCTCATTCTCATGAGGTCCTTAAAGTGCTTTTACCAAGaatgggtcatttgatttcggATAGTGCACTTTCCGTTCGTTTTGCCACTGCAGATCTCCTTCTCAGTTTGAGAGATATAAGAAACTTCTTCTTTCACAAG GTGGTTAGTATAGATGCATTATGTTCTGCATTGGCAAGTGATCAACGGCTTGTTGCTCAGAAAATTACTAAACTTCTTCTTCCTTCATATTTCCCCTCGAAGGTAAAACTGGAAGAAGCCTGTAATCGTTGTGTTACACTTATAAAGAGGTCTCCTGCTGCGGGAGCAAGGTTCTGTGAATTTGCTGTGTCAGCGGGAGCCTCTCTCCAGTCTTTGATGGAACTGTTAAAAGTTTTTATACGGTTGATTCTTTCGCCTGGAAAGCTGGAAGAAGATCAAATTAATGGTATGATTATTGGTACCTCACACCTTTATAACCATCTTGTAAAGGAAGCATCTTTCCAGGCTACTCTTAAGGAAGAGTTATCAGGTAAAGTACTGGAAATCCTGTTTGCTGCAGCAACTACAAACCATGCTAAATCATCTATATGCAACATTGTTACAACAATTTCTCCAGAAGCTGTTGTTGATGGTCTTTTTGAAGAATGCTTGGCCTTGATCACAAATTGCAGTGGATTATCTGGTAATGTAGAGAGGCAAGCTGAGGTGAGGTCTGCACACAGGATGATGCTGTCTTGTGGTTGGTTTGATGATATGTTTGAATCTCTAGCAACAATTCTGCAAGAAATTGCCTCCAAATACCACTCTAGGAACAAGTCAGCAAAACCCGAGGTTTCCTCTGCAAAACAGAGGAAAACTAAATCCTCCACCAGAATTTCCTCAAAATCCAAGCATTCCAACTCAAAGAAGGCAACAAATAAGTCAAAAGTTAGCTCTGCTGAGGATTATGAGATTGCTGAGGGAATAGCCTGGCAAGTAAATGATCTATTATTATCTGAAAGTACAAGAAAGGCTGTGTTAGGATCTGGAACTTTGGAAACCGCATTTCTTGCTCTGAAGGATATCTCAGAATTTAGCATTCTGCAGCCTGTGCAGTGTGATTATATCAGTGTATCTCCACTTCTAGCTTACACAGCTCTTAGTTTGCATATGTCTGCTCAAAATATCAGCATCATTGAAAAACATTCAGTAAAGAAAAGGAATTGCCTTGAACCAACCTCCTCTGCAGAG AGAACTACATTGGACCTGACAATGGATCATCTTCTAGACTGCACAAACAAATTCTTCAGAGCAAGAGGTCACGACAAGTTCTTTTCAGGTAGAGTGAGGATGCTAACTGCAGTACTCAAGTTCATTGTTGATGCTACTGCAATGAATCTTTACCATGATCTAGAAGCCTGCCTGAAGTTCACTATGGAATACATACATTTTATCATCTCCTGTTTAAGAAAGTATTCCATTAACCAGCTGCAATTAACAGACGAGGGCACGAAAGACACATTTCTATGTTTGAAAAGTTCCTTCACATATGGAGCCAAGTTACTCAATCTGGTGCTCAAGAATTCCTTTGATGCTTCAACACCACAACAGGGAGCTTACCATCTTGCCAATGAACTGCTTAGCCTTACAGTTTCTATTGAGGAACATTTGGGCTATGGCCATGCATCTCGTCTATTCTCTGCTGCTAACCCTTGGGTACCTGAGTTAATTCTGGCATTAGGATCTTTGCTCATAATGAATCAGATTGCAGAAGATAGTGCGGTTCTTACACACGAACATGATATCACAACTCTTCCCTCCTGGCTTTCCATTTTAGCTAGGATTGAACTCTTTGAACTACAAGGAGATGGTTCTGATGAGGAAACTGATGGAGCTTCTAAAGAATTTGGCTTCTTAGCATTCAAGAAACTAGTGGGTATGATGGTTAAGATGCTAAGAGGCAACCGTAACGTATTGGATGCATTTGGAGCAACCATCATGAACATTTTGCTAGCTAGGTTGCAAAGGAAGAGGGACTTTGATGTCATGCTGGGGCTGTTGCACTTTGTCTGTGTGAAGTTGGTCAAAAATGAAGGGCAAAAACGGAAAGAACTTAAACTCATGCTGTCATATATCCAGCAGCTCTACCATCAACTAGATGTGCAGGCTGAAGAACCTAATaatgatgaggatgacttgcAGAAGTTGCAGAGTGCAAAGGCATTGCTTCAGCCTGCTTTGCTGTACTGTTCATCTGATACTGGAAGAAATTCATTTGAAGAAGAATGA
- the LOC116012841 gene encoding uncharacterized protein LOC116012841 produces MYYGGEFVLQPALDYQKGIIEYFDYFNGEESSMLELRKLVKELKVNDKTVNFWFKYGTCRDPKFKKIKTDAELYNIVYEIPENKTVEIFVEHVVEDQWDYDVEMTHISDEVRIMNEVYANAIATPLSLGEGPSNFVAASLSDFYSTPNREYFEDNLYSHEVEDNLKDTAINCKATSEFVMVGPEDITENDCVQSEEVLRSLGSESEGEVSKHVATFQEKNLHKEGFKFQEGMIFNSSAEFKWDVKCHQAMRRKDIKFVKNEGRRVSVKCREKNCKWTIYSSKSNENCPFTIKTYRSEHICGDQYENKIINSGFLAKFYKDEFRLNTSWGRMEFQEHVKAKFNCQLSMHQSYRAKKQALKYLEGSEGEQFDLLHDYCEELRRTNPGTKVKLKLDSEFTVHDRSRFLRLYICFGACKEGFLLGCRPLIGLDGCHLKGSKKGGQLLSVVGIDANNNMFPIAFSIVEGELKDSWKWFLQQLDDDLSISENPHSWTIMSDKQKGLLPVVDEVLPNVEHRFCARHMHANFQKDGFSGNTLKQHFWAV; encoded by the coding sequence atgtATTATGGTGGAGAGTTTGTGTTACAACCAGCTTTGGATTATCAGAAGGGGATAATAGAATATTTTGACTACTTTAATGGAGAAGAGAGCAGTATGCTTGAACTTAGGAAATTGGTGAAGGAGTTAAAGGTTAATGACAAAACAGTCAACTTTTGGTTTAAGTATGGCACATGTAGGGACccaaaatttaagaaaattaaaactgATGCTGAACTATATAACATTGTGTATGAAATACCAGAAAACAAAACAGTTGAGATTTTTGTGGAACATGTAGTTGAAGACCAGTGGGATTATGATGTTGAAATGACCCATATATCAGATGAAGTCAGGATCATGAATGAAGTTTATGCTAATGCTATAGCTACTCCTTTAAGCCTTGGTGAAGGCCCATCAAACTTTGTTGCTGCTAGTCTAAGTGATTTTTATTCTACTCCAAATAGAGAGTACTTTGAAGACAATTTGTATTCTCATGAGGTTGAAGATAATCTTAAAGACACTGCCATTAACTGTAAAGCTACTAGTGAATTTGTGATGGTTGGACCTGAGGATATAACAGAAAATGATTGTGTTCAGTCTGAAGAAGTATTAAGGAGCTTGGGTTCAGAATCTGAAGGTGAAGTTTCCAAACATGTTGCtacttttcaagaaaaaaacttgcataaaGAGGGGTTTAAATTTCAAGAAGGAATGATTTTCAATTCTAGTGCTGAATTTAAGTGGGATGTCAAATGCCACCAAGCTATGAGAAGAAAAGATATAAAATTTGTTAAGAATGAAGGTAGAAGAGTAAGTGTTAAATGTagagaaaagaattgtaaatGGACAATTTATTCATCAAAAAGTAATGAAAATTGTCCTTTTACAATTAAAACATATAGATCAGAACATATTTGTGGGGATCAGTATGAAAATAAGATAATTAACTCTGGTTTTCTTGCAAAATTCTATAAAGATGAGTTTAGACTAAATACTTCCTGGGGAAGAATGGAGTTTCAGGAACATGTTAAAGCTAAGTTTAACTGTCAACTATCCATGCATCAATCTTATAGAGCTAAGAAACAAGCATTGAAGTATTTGGAAGGTTCTGAAGGTGAACAGTTTGATTTGTTGCATGACTATTGTGAGGAGTTGAGAAGAACTAATCCTGGTACTAAGGTAAAACTGAAACTTGACAGTGAATTTACAGTACATGATAGGTCTAGATTTTTGAGGTTATACATTTGTTTTGGAGCATGCAAAGAAGGATTTCTATTAGGGTGTAGACCTTTGATTGGTTTGGATGGTTGTCATTTAAAGGGAAGTAAAAAAGGTGGACAACTTCTAAGTGTTGTGGGGATAGATGCAAACAACAATATGTTCCCTATTGCTTTCTCAATTGTAGAGGGGGAGCTTAAGGATAGTTGGAAGTGGTTTTTGCAGCAGTTAGATGATGACTTGAGTATATCTGAAAATCCTCATTCTTGGACAATAATGTCAGACAAACAAAAAGGCTTATTGCCTGTAGTTGATGAGGTACTACCAAATGTTGAACACAGGTTTTGTGCTAGGCATATGCATGCCAACTTTCAGAAAGATGGATTCAGTGGGAATACACTTAAGCAACATTTTTGGGCAGTGTAA